GTGCTGTTGCTCGTCTCCCCCGCCTCCAACGTCCATCACGTCCTCTACGTCTACGTGCCGCTCGTCGCGCTCCTCTACACGGTCGGCGACCCGGTCGTGCGCGCGTGCTTCTTGACGGGGACAACGCTCCTGCTCGCGCCGGTTCAGCCGGCGATACTTGCGGACGTGCTCAGTGCGGCCGGCGCACCCGCGTCCGGCACTGCGACCGTGGTCGCGGCGAGTCACGCGGTGCTGTCCGTCGGATCGCTCGCACTCTACGGACTCCTCGTGGTTCTCGGCGGCTGTGTCGTTCACGCGGCGCGCTCGCGGCCGGTCAGCGAACCGGCGACGACCCCGAGCGAGCGGCGTGTCGCGGAACAGGATTAGCGGACGAGCGCGTAGAGGATGACCAGCACGGCGAGGCTGTCCGCGCCCTGGCGGAGAATCGCGCTCTGAAGCGGCGTGACGAGCGTGGCGGCTTCGAACACGTACTCGAGGAGGAACGGCGTGAGCACGAGGACGAGCGTGCCGACGGCGACGGCGAGCATCGCGGTGCTGTCGTGGCGCCGATACCCCCGGTAGGCCTGCACGCTCACGAGACCGCCGACGCACACGAGGAAGGCGTCGAGAACGACCTGCCAGATTGCGACGGTGGTGAGCGCGCTCATCTCCCCTCACCGGTCACGTGTGTCTGTTCGTTAGGTGTCATAGATGGCGTACAGGATGACGGCGAATCCGAGAAGCTGTGCGACCGACCCGACGATCGAGACCACCGCACTGGAGAGAGCGGTCGCCGTCGAGAGCGAGAGGTTCACGAGCTTCGGAACGGGAACGACGAACAGGAAGCCGACGCCGAGCGCGAGCAGGTGGCGGCTGCCGGTGCGGCGGTAGCCGCGGCCGATGCGAACGACGAGCACGCCGCCGAGCAGCGTCGCGAGGCCGACGCTGAGGAACAACCCGAACACGAGGAGTGGCGCGCCGCCGCTCGTGGATATTGAGACGCCACCGACGTTCATCGGAGTTCCTCGAAAAGGTGCGTGAACTGGTCGGCGGGGTCGTCGCGAACGAACACGTCCACGGCGAGGTCGCCCGATTCGAGTTCGACCACCGCGCGCTCGAACGTTGCCGAATACACCGCGTGGTGATTGCCGTCAGACGCGATTCGCTGACGTTCGGCGACCAGGTTCTGTTCCTGGAGGCTGTCGAGGCGGCGGTAGATGGTCGGCGGGGAGGCGTCGCAGCGTTCGGTCAGCGCCTTTGCGGACAGCGCCTCGGTGCTGGTTTCCTTGAGGATCTCGCGAGCGTACTCGTCGTCGAGGAGGGACAGCACGACGCGTTCGTCCTCACACATCACGTGTCACCGGCGCGGCTGACCGACGGAGTGTGCCCGCGGAGGGCGTACGTGCCGACAGGACTGCTGCGGTGACACCAGGTGCGTGTGGCGAACCGGCAACTGGTGTCGCGCCCCAGTCGTCAACGCTCATACACGCCATGGCACGGTATCGCGTATGATTCTTTGCATCTCTGGCCAACACATCCGGGCGAGGCGAGGCGCACCGCGGGACGGATAAGAGGCGAAAATCGGAGGGTGGCGAGGGGATACACACCACTGCGTCCGCTGTTCCGTGGTGGCTGGAGCGCTGTTCGGCGCGGAACGGAGACGACACCCACCCCACCGTGTCCGCTGTTCCGCGGACGGGCGGGCGAATTCAACCCAGGTCGTTCCGGTGGTCGCGCACACCACCACGTCCGCAGAAAACGGGCCGAGTGCACACCACCACGTCCGCCGTTTTGATGACACGTTCAGAACGAGATGCCGTGAGAGGAGACCCCACCGCGTCCGCAGTTACAGTCGCGCGTGTCGACCAAGAACCCGCTAGCTACTGACGGTGTCCGAACCCCACCATGTCCGGAGTTAT
This is a stretch of genomic DNA from Salarchaeum sp. JOR-1. It encodes these proteins:
- a CDS encoding winged helix-turn-helix domain-containing protein; the protein is MCEDERVVLSLLDDEYAREILKETSTEALSAKALTERCDASPPTIYRRLDSLQEQNLVAERQRIASDGNHHAVYSATFERAVVELESGDLAVDVFVRDDPADQFTHLFEELR